The following are encoded in a window of Harmonia axyridis chromosome 7, icHarAxyr1.1, whole genome shotgun sequence genomic DNA:
- the LOC123685493 gene encoding uncharacterized protein LOC123685493: MVELCIVFHFIFLVCAVNSASIDTEKMEAKRDACVDKVNAISSNIAVKAAQEAKAAENAQAPAGAAAAHQIKEELAEKAIEAAKAAQASLAGKIALVEELTREKDALRVVIAELLQSKAELERAINAELKALSEEKGLEKVLTTALHVAESTASDADHSVKGVGDELMEKEKVLHSALHRTQELSKEEQMARVDLDNTKLAARKAVQAATEAKANAMRNKRWVILNFS; encoded by the exons ATGGTCGAATTGTGTATTGTTTTTCactttatttttttagtttGTGCAGTAAATTCCGCTTCCATTGATACAGAAAAAATGGAAGCAAAACGTGATGCTTGTGTGGATAAAGTAAATGCAATATCCAGTAATATAGCAGTCAAGGCGGCTCAAGAAGCCAAGGCGGCAGAAAATGCTCAAGCACCAGCTGGCGCAGCAGCAGCTCATCAGATAAAAGAAGAGCTGGCTGAGAAAGCCATTGAGGCAGCGAAAGCAGCACAGGCTTCTCTTGCTGGTAAAATTGCTCTCGTTGAAGAGCTTACGCGAGAAAAGGATGCTCTGAGAGTTGTTATAGCAGAACTGTTGCAGAGCAAAG CTGAACTGGAAAGGGCGATAAacgcagaattgaaggcattatcAGAGGAGAAAGGCTTGGAGAAGGTTCTGACGACAGCATTGCATGTTGCAGAAAGTACAGCATCAGATGCAGACCATTCCGTTAAAGGAGTAGGCGATGAGTTAATGGAAAAAGAAAAAGTTCTCCATAGTGCTTTACACCGAACCCAAGAACTTTCAAAAGAGGAACAAATGGCAAGGGTTGATTTAGATAATACCAAACTAGCAGCAAGGAAAGCAGTACAAGCTGCCACCGAAGCCAAAGCTAATGCCATGAGAAATAAGAGATGG GTTATCCTAAATTTTAGTTGA
- the LOC123685492 gene encoding uncharacterized protein LOC123685492 gives MTEQSMSSKNMFLVILVLNLPNIVHLLEIQVDSKDKREVCAERMNCISSNIALKAAAEAKAAENAQFGAANRAAFKIKEQLAEKAFEAAKAAQAAAAVKSALVEEIMRETEAVKVVILELMRSKRRIEQAIEGQLRALQSDKSAFNILVTALHVAQGTCANADSALGGIHNDLLEKERILQSALYRTNVLATEEQCARQDLATTKCAARNALIAANAARANAMRVKRSEVAHNT, from the exons ATGACAGAACAATCAATGAGCTCCAAAAATATGTTCCTAGTCATTCTAGTCTTGAATCTCCCTAATATCGTGCACCTCCTTGAGATACAGGTAGATTCTAAGGACAAAAGGGAGGTATGCGCTGAACGGATGAATTGTATCTCTAGTAATATTGCTCTTAAAGCCGCTGCAGAAGCTAAGGCTGCCGAAAATGCACAGTTTGGCGCTGCCAACCGAGCAGCTTTTAAAATAAAAGAACAGCTGGCAGAGAAGGCTTTCGAGGCTGCTAAAGCTGCACAGGCCGCAGCTGCAGTGAAATCAGCTttggttgaagaaattatgAGGGAAACAGAAGCTGTCAAAGTAGTGATACTGGAATTAATGAGGAGTAAGAGGAGGATTGAACAGGCTATTGAGGGACAGTTGAGAGCTCTGCAAAGCGATAAATCGGCTTTTAAC ATTCTTGTGACAGCTCTACATGTGGCACAAGGTACTTGTGCGAATGCAGATTCAGCTTTGGGAGGTATTCATAACGATTTGCTTGAAAAAGAAAGGATACTTCAGAGTGCTCTTTATCGCACTAATGTTCTCGCTACAGAAGAGCAATGCGCAAGGCAAGATTTGGCAACTACGAAGTGTGCAGCAAGAAATGCATTGATTGCAGCTAATGCAGCTAGGGCTAATGCTATGAGGGTAAAGCGTTCG GAGGTGGCTCACAACACTTAA
- the LOC123684485 gene encoding uncharacterized protein LOC123684485 — protein sequence MLFRELSFLFSLFHLEFGLPAAVPVLPLNNKEAKRECCADRMNAIATNIAIKAAQDAKAAQFAQNNAACQAAFQVKKQLADKAVEAAKAAQAALVGKVALVEELTREQQAVTIVLQEEVNSKLQLEQAINEGMKALAGVDSLINIIRSGLQLAQTTSTNADSALTGVQRELCDKKCLLNQAYHAVDILGKEEARAINDLETTKCAVRRAVQAAVAAKANAMRAKRDFSNITPMVVKNT from the coding sequence atgttatttAGAGAACTTTCTTTCCTTTTCTCGCTATTCCATTTGGAGTTTGGTCTGCCAGCTGCGGTACCTGTACTACCGTTGAACAACAAGGAAGCCAAACGAGAATGCTGCGCAGATAGAATGAATGCCATTGCCACAAACATAGCTATCAAAGCTGCACAGGATGCTAAAGCAGCTCAATTTGCCCAGAATAATGCAGCTTGTCAAGCAGCGTTTCAGGTGAAAAAACAGCTGGCCGACAAAGCCGTGGAAGCTGCTAAGGCTGCTCAAGCTGCTCTTGTTGGTAAAGTAGCCTTAGTGGAAGAATTGACCAGAGAACAACAAGCGGTGACAATTGTGTTACAAGAAGAGGTGAACAGCAAGCTTCAACTGGAACAAGCCATTAATGAAGGAATGAAAGCATTAGCTGGCGTCGACTCTCTGATTAACATTATAAGATCTGGTTTGCAATTGGCCCAGACAACTTCCACAAATGCAGACTCAGCTTTGACGGGGGTTCAAAGAGAACTTTGCGATAAGAAATGTCTGCTGAATCAAGCTTATCATGCTGTCGACATATTGGGTAAAGAGGAAGCTAGGGCAATTAACGACTTGGAAACAACTAAATGTGCCGTGAGAAGAGCTGTACAAGCAGCAGTAGCAGCAAAGGCTAATGCTATGAGGGCTAAACGCGATTTTAGCAACATTACACCAATGGTCGTGAAAAATACTTGA